Proteins found in one Zea mays cultivar B73 chromosome 1, Zm-B73-REFERENCE-NAM-5.0, whole genome shotgun sequence genomic segment:
- the LOC103643809 gene encoding elongation factor-like GTPase 1 isoform X1, translating to MAAVERADESAATAAGDPRHVRNTCILAHVDHGKTTLADHLVASCGDGLLHPKLAGRLRFMDYLDEEQRRAITMKSAAIALRSRAGHRISLIDSPGHIDFCSEVSSAARLSDSALILVDAVEGVHIQTHAALRQAFIERLRPCLVLNKIDRLITELSLTPAEAYVRLHRIVSDVNSIYSALRSHSYFSLLSALEDNPSTSSSSSAEDLPEDFEDDDDNEDAFQPLKGNVVFACALDGWGFRPQQFANLYARKIGVNPSAFLKGLWGPRYLDKKTGKVVGKKAIKSSDPQPMFVEFVLSALWKMYELVLKDGGESKGVKKLIVNFDLKIPERELKNRDTKAVLQSVMSRWLPLADAVMDMVVECTPDPVAAQGVRVARLMPKREVTPEDAAGCPEVVSEAERVRRCVEACDVSADAPVVVYVSKMFAVPSKMLPLKGVYGELLNHQSTSESEECFMAFARVFSGVLHAGQKVFVLSPLYDPVKGDTVQKHVQEVELQYLYEMLGQGLKPVASVGAGNVVAIQGLGQHILKSATLSSTKNCWPFSSMMFQASPMLKVAIEPSNPADLGALVKGLRLLNRADPFVEYTVSQRGEHVLAAAGEIHLERCIKDLEERFSKVKLVVSDPLVSFKETIEGMGVSLVESLKNPQEFVERTTPNGRCTVRVQVLRLPIALTKVLEESEQLLGQIIDGKTAKRDGVLDPRLSQEDGDSAATLRQRMIDAIDSELEAISKQVDKEKLDRYRKTWLGHLERIWSLGPWQVGPNILLLAESKSSGGAVTVQDGRQGVLVSGPAHVSEKLGFVRDCDTKNNNNLDNGEYATDAPESLHIESTTLRNSIVSGFQIATNAGPLCDEPMWGLAFIVEPYIFADGSDAANQSDQYNVFSGQVITAVKEACRAAVLQNKPRLVEAMYFCELTTPTEQLGATYAVLGKRRARILKEEMQEGTSLFTVHAYLPVAESVGFSNQLRSLTAGAVSALLVLSHWEAIPEDPFFVPKTQDELEEFGDGSSIGPNLAKKLMNSVRRRKGLHVEEKVVEHGTKQRTLAKKV from the coding sequence ATGGCGGCGGTGGAGAGGGCCGACGAGTCGGCGGCGACCGCGGCGGGTGACCCGCGCCACGTCCGCAACACGTGCATCCTCGCGCACGTGGACCACGGCAAGACCACGCTGGCCGACCACCTGGTGGCGTCTTGCGGGGACGGGCTCCTCCACCCGAAGCTCGCCGGACGGCTCcgcttcatggactacctcgacgagGAGCAGCGGCGGGCTATCACCATGAAGTCCGCCGCCATCGCGCTCCGCTCCCGGGCCGGCCACCGCATCAGCCTCATCGACTCCCCGGGCCACATCGACTTCTGTTCCGAGGTCTCCTCCGCTGCGCGCCTTTCGGACTCGGCGCTCATTCTCGTCGACGCCGTCGAGGGGGTGCACATCCAGACGCACGCCGCGCTGCGCCAGGCCTTCATCGAGCGCCTCCGGCCCTGCCTCGTGCTCAACAAAATCGACCGCCTTATCACCGAGCTCAGCCTCACCCCCGCCGAGGCCTACGTCCGCCTCCACCGCATCGTCTCCGACGTCAACTCTATCTATTCCGCGCTCCGCTCCCACTCCTACTTCTCCCTCCTCTCCGCACTGGAGGACAACCCCTCCACAAGCTCTTCGTCCTCAGCTGAGGACCTACCGGAGGACTTTGAAGACGACGATGACAACGAGGACGCCTTCCAGCCCCTCAAGGGCAATGTCGTCTTCGCCTGTGCACTTGACGGCTGGGGCTTTCGCCCCCAACAGTTCGCCAACCTCTACGCCAGAAAGATCGGGGTCAACCCCTCTGCCTTCCTGAAAGGATTGTGGGGCCCCAGATATCTAGATAAGAAGACGGGGAAGGTTGTAGGGAAGAAAGCCATCAAGAGCTCAGACCCACAGCCAATGTTCGTGGAGTTTGTGCTAAGTGCCCTGTGGAAGATGTACGAGCTGGTGCTGAAGGATGGTGGTGAGAGTAAGGGGGTGAAGAAATTGATTGTAAACTTTGACTTGAAAATTCCCGAACGAGAGCTGAAGAACAGAGATACAAAGGCTGTGCTGCAGTCCGTCATGAGCCGGTGGCTGCCGCTGGCAGATGCTGTGATGGATATGGTGGTGGAGTGCACGCCTGATCCTGTTGCTGCTCAAGGGGTCAGGGTTGCAAGGCTTATGCCAAAGAGGGAGGTTACTCCAGAAGATGCTGCTGGATGCCCTGAGGTTGTTTCGGAGGCAGAGAGGGTGCGGAGGTGTGTTGAGGCCTGTGATGTGAGTGCTGATGCGCCAGTGGTAGTTTATGTGTCAAAGATGTTTGCTGTGCCATCTAAGATGTTGCCATTGAAGGGAGTGTATGGGGAACTATTGAACCACCAAAGTACCAGTGAGTCAGAGGAGTGCTTTATGGCATTTGCGAGGGTCTTCAGTGGCGTCCTTCATGCAGGGCAGAAGGTATTTGTGCTATCACCATTGTATGATCCAGTAAAAGGGGATACGGTTCAGAAGCATGTGCAGGAGGTGGAGCTGCAATACTTGTATGAGATGCTAGGACAAGGCCTGAAGCCAGTTGCCAGCGTGGGTGCAGGGAATGTGGTTGCAATCCAGGGTCTTGGGCAGCATATATTGAAGAGCGCCACATTGTCGTCCACCAAGAATTGCTGGCCCTTCTCGAGCATGATGTTCCAGGCGTCTCCGATGCTTAAGGTTGCAATTGAGCCCTCAAATCCAGCTGATTTAGGAGCTCTTGTTAAAGGGCTTAGGCTTCTTAACCGGGCAGACCCATTTGTTGAGTATACAGTTTCGCAGAGGGGCGAGcatgtccttgctgctgctggtgaGATACATTTGGAGCGGTGCATAAAGGATTTGGAGGAGAGATTTTCAAAGGTCAAATTGGTGGTCTCAGACCCCCTAGTTTCTTTTAAGGAGACAATCGAAGGGATGGGTGTCAGTTTAGTGGAGAGCTTGAAGAACCCACAGGAGTTTGTTGAGAGGACTACTCCAAATGGTAGGTGTACTGTGCGAGTCCAGGTCTTGAGGCTTCCCATTGCCCTGACTAAGGTCCTTGAGGAAAGTGAACAGTTGCTTGGTCAAATAATTGATGGGAAAACAGCAAAAAGGGATGGTGTTTTGGATCCTCGCCTTTCTCAGGAAGATGGTGATTCCGCTGCAACTCTAAGACAGCGGATGATCGATGCCATAGACAGTGAATTAGAAGCAATATCTAAGCAAGTTGATAAAGAAAAACTCGACAGGTATAGAAAGACATGGCTTGGACACCTTGAAAGAATCTGGTCACTAGGTCCTTGGCAGGTTGGTCCAAATATCCTTCTTTTGGCTGAATCAAAATCAAGTGGTGGTGCAGTAACTGTCCAGGATGGAAGGCAAGGTGTACTTGTGAGTGGTCCAGCTCATGTCTCTGAGAAATTGGGGTTTGTGAGGGATTGCGATACCAAAAATAACAACAATCTTGACAATGGTGAATATGCAACGGATGCTCCTGAATCATTGCATATAGAGTCTACAACACTAAGGAACAGCATTGTCTCAGGATTCCAGATTGCCACTAATGCTGGGCCTTTATGTGATGAACCTATGTGGGGTCTTGCGTTTATTGTTGAGCCTTACATATTTGCTGATGGCTCTGATGCTGCCAACCAATCTGATCAATACAATGTCTTCAGCGGTCAAGTAATCACTGCGGTTAAAGAAGCATGCAGAGCAGCTGTTCTTCAGAACAAGCCAAGGCTTGTTGAGGCTATGTATTTCTGTGAGTTGACCACGCCAACCGAGCAGTTAGGTGCAACTTATGCAGTTCTTGGTAAGAGGCGGGCAAGGATTCTGAAAGAAGAGATGCAAGAAGGAACCTCGTTATTTACAGTGCACGCTTACCTGCCAGTTGCGGAGAGCGTTGGATTTTCGAATCAACTTAGGAGTTTAACTGCAGGTGCAGTTAGTGCTCTCCTCGTTCTTAGCCACTGGGAAGCTATTCCTGAGGACCCCTTCTTTGTCCCAAAGACGCAGGATGAGCTCGAAGAATTCGGGGATGGTTCAAGCATTGGGCCAAACTTGGCTAAAAAGCTTATGAATTCTGTCAGACGAAGGAAAGGACTGCATGTCGAAGAGAAAGTTGTGGAGCATGGCACAAAACAGCGGACTCTCGCTAAAAAAGTGTAG
- the LOC100275636 gene encoding Myosin-binding protein 7, which produces MDDDHDHDASSPAAGERCPCCSSPSSSPAVPWRRSVKRKLGAEKGEEGGEAGPTARVEAEDECAALREAVAAAQSTASALRAEVEEERLAAASAASEAMAMMLRLQRDKAEVQMELRQFRRFADEKMALDAADIDQLRALLAQRARRLVRLRARLREYRRQFLHLGIPLPEGEDLLFAQTAAEEEEDLLLLEGEDGYADGDGDGDGGYYPQLRCNDGEYYYEDEEEEDAVALDLERRICRLEHDQETPLLEPPLQEDEEEGTHLYTEEALPDLSGHEQGGLYADDMLSVDGVEELSDLHNDDEELPESPTAGRGDRVEASEADGVDSGSDRVYTIDKVHQGESAPIARVMDKYQGEAVEPDIKKLYMRLEALEADRESMRQALVAMRTEKAQLVLLCEIAQHLAKDGVPAGVGPGVHRSPRKRAVGIVERRFTEDKRVALLKTYSVVALFKWVLTLFGKKKKLSQSRYTFGLSSNNVGLLLLLDKCPRIQKTLMRTK; this is translated from the exons atggacgacgaccacgaccacgacgcGTCGTCGCCGGCCGCCGGGGAGCGGTGcccgtgctgctcctccccctcctcctcgccGGCCGTGCCGTGGCGGCGGTCCGTGAAGCGGAAGCTGGGCGCGGAGAAGGGGGAGGAGGGCGGGGAGGCGGGGCCCACGGCGCGGGTCGAGGCGGAGGACGAGTGCGCGGCGCtgcgggaggcggtggcggcggcccagtccacggcGTCGGCGCTGCGGGCCGAGGTCGAGGAGGAGCGCCTCGCCGCGGCCAGCGCCGCCAGCGAGGCCATGGCCATGATGCTCCGCCTGCAGCGCGACAAGGCCGAGGTCCAGATGGAGCTCCGCCAGTTCCGCCGCTTCGCCGACGAGAAGATGGCGCTCGACGCCGCGGACATCGACCAGCTGCGCGCGCTCCTCGCCCAGCGCGCGCGCCGCCTGGTGCGCCTCCGCGCCAGGCTCCGCGAGTACAGGCGCCAGTTCCTCCACCTCGGCATcccgctccccgagggcgaggaccTCCTGTTCGCCCAGACCGCCGCCGAGGAGGAAGAGGACCTACTCCTCCTCGAGGGCGAGGACGGCTACGCCGATGGCGATGGCGATGGTGATGGAGGGTACTACCCTCAGCTCCGCTGCAACGACGGGGAGTACTACTACGAggacgaggaggaagaagatgcggTTGCCCTCGATCTGGAGCGCCGGATCTGCCGCCTCGAGCACGATCAGGAAACTCCCCTGCTTGAGCCACCCCTTCAGGAAGACGAAGAGGAAGGCACCCACCTCTACACAGAAGAGGCGTTGCCGGACTTGTCTGGGCATGAGCAGGGTGGCCTCTATGCTGATGACATGTTATCTGTGGACGGTGTGGAAGAACTGAGCGACCTCCACAATGACGATGAAGAGCTGCCAGAGTCTCCTACTGCTGGCCGTGGTGATAGGGTGGAAGCAAGCGAGGCTGATGGTGTTGACAGTGGCAGTGATAGGGTATACACCATTGACAAGGTGCATCAAGGTGAGTCTGCGCCTATTGCAAGGGTCATGGATAAGTACCAGGgtgaggcggtggagccagacatTAAGAAGCTTTACATGAGGCTGGAGGCACTGGAGGCTGATAGGGAGTCGATGAGGCAGGCCCTTGTGGCAATGCGCACAGAGAAGGCACAACTTGTTCTTCTTTGTGAGATTGCGCAGCATCTTGCCAAGGATGGAGTTCCAGCTGGGGTGGGGCCAGGTGTACACCGTTCCCCTAGAAAACGAGCAGTTGGGATTGTAGAAAGGAGATTCACGGAGGACAAGAGGGTGGCACTCCTCAAGACATATTCCGTGGTTGCCTTGTTTAAG TGGGTCCTCACTTTATTTGGCAAGAAAAAGAAGCTATCTCAAAGCAG GTATACTTTTGGCTTATCAAGTAATAATGTTGGTTTGCTCCTACTCTTGGATAAGTGCCCACGGATCCAGAAAACCCTCATGAGAACAAAGTAA
- the LOC100274874 gene encoding probable E3 ubiquitin-protein ligase BAH1-like 1 isoform X1 produces MKFGATYEEYLRAERDKFLGQCSHVEYKRLKKVLKKCRVGRSLQADGTNGDEQQEGRDESSNICECNSCTLCDEMFFTELNKEASEIAGCFRSRVQRLLHLHVPSGLQRCIWRFRQCFIDDQQIMVQEGRMLLNYVTMNAIAIRKILKKYDKIHGSVSGRDFKSKMQTEHIELLQSPWLIELAAFHLNCDDSDADEPRAGEFFKNGFFKNFSCDLSGAQPLLTMTISETLKYEYSLTCPICLDTLFNPYALSCGHLFCKACACGAASVYIFQGVKSAPPEAKCPVCRAVGVFDRAVRMTELELLLKRRDKDYFLQRLREERSVMVKQAKEYWDSQAMLSMGI; encoded by the exons ATGAAGTTCGGCGCCACATATGAGGAGTATCTCCGGGCAGAGCGGGACAAATTCCTAGGGCAATGCTCCCATGTAGAATACAAACGCCTCAAAAAGGTATTGAAGAAATGTAGAGTTGGTCGCTCACTGCAAGCAGATGGCACAAATGGTGATGAGCAGCAGGAGGGGAGAGACGAATCTTCAAACATTTGTGAATgcaactcatgcacat TGTGTGATGAGATGTTCTTTACAGAACTCAACAAGGAAGCATCAGAAATAGCAGGTTGTTTCAGATCTAGAGTACAACGTCTCCTCCATCTTCATGTTCCTTCAGGACTACAACGCTGTATATGGCGTTTTAGGCAGTGTTTCATAGATGATCAGCAAATAATGGTTCAAGAAGGCAGAATGCTTCTCAATTATGTGACCATGAATGCTATTGCTATTCGCAAAATTCTCAAGAAATATGACAAG ATACATGGTTCTGTGAGTGGCAGAGATTTCAAGAGCAAGATGCAAACTGAGCATATTGAACTGTTGCAGTCACCTTGGCTGATAGAGCTTGCTGCTTTCCATCTTAACTGCGATGATTCAGATGCTGATGAACCTAGAGCTGGAGAGTTCTTCAAGAATGGATTCTTCAAGAATTTTTCCTGTGACCTGAGTGGAGCACAGCCACTACTAACAATGACCATTTCTGAAACTCTGAAGTATGAGTACAGCCTAACTTGTCCAATTTGCTTG GACACTTTGTTCAACCCTTATGCGCTTAGCTGTGGGCATCTGTTCTGCAAAGCCTGTGCATGTGGTGCTGCTTCTGTCTACATCTTCCAGGGTGTCAAGTCGGCACCTCCGGAGGCCAAGTGCCCTGTCTGCCGAGCG GTTGGTGTGTTTGATCGTGCTGTGCGTATGACTGAACTAGAATTGCTCCTCAAGAGAAG GGACAAAGATTACTTTCTGCAGAGACTGCGCGAAGAGCGAAGTGTGATGGTGAAGCAGGCCAAAGAATACTGGGACTCACAGGCAATGCTATCGATGGGGATTTGA
- the LOC100275636 gene encoding myosin-binding protein 7 isoform X1, which produces MDDDHDHDASSPAAGERCPCCSSPSSSPAVPWRRSVKRKLGAEKGEEGGEAGPTARVEAEDECAALREAVAAAQSTASALRAEVEEERLAAASAASEAMAMMLRLQRDKAEVQMELRQFRRFADEKMALDAADIDQLRALLAQRARRLVRLRARLREYRRQFLHLGIPLPEGEDLLFAQTAAEEEEDLLLLEGEDGYADGDGDGDGGYYPQLRCNDGEYYYEDEEEEDAVALDLERRICRLEHDQETPLLEPPLQEDEEEGTHLYTEEALPDLSGHEQGGLYADDMLSVDGVEELSDLHNDDEELPESPTAGRGDRVEASEADGVDSGSDRVYTIDKVHQGESAPIARVMDKYQGEAVEPDIKKLYMRLEALEADRESMRQALVAMRTEKAQLVLLCEIAQHLAKDGVPAGVGPGVHRSPRKRAVGIVERRFTEDKRVALLKTYSVVALFKWVLTLFGKKKKLSQSRWSQYRYVVFMLTH; this is translated from the exons atggacgacgaccacgaccacgacgcGTCGTCGCCGGCCGCCGGGGAGCGGTGcccgtgctgctcctccccctcctcctcgccGGCCGTGCCGTGGCGGCGGTCCGTGAAGCGGAAGCTGGGCGCGGAGAAGGGGGAGGAGGGCGGGGAGGCGGGGCCCACGGCGCGGGTCGAGGCGGAGGACGAGTGCGCGGCGCtgcgggaggcggtggcggcggcccagtccacggcGTCGGCGCTGCGGGCCGAGGTCGAGGAGGAGCGCCTCGCCGCGGCCAGCGCCGCCAGCGAGGCCATGGCCATGATGCTCCGCCTGCAGCGCGACAAGGCCGAGGTCCAGATGGAGCTCCGCCAGTTCCGCCGCTTCGCCGACGAGAAGATGGCGCTCGACGCCGCGGACATCGACCAGCTGCGCGCGCTCCTCGCCCAGCGCGCGCGCCGCCTGGTGCGCCTCCGCGCCAGGCTCCGCGAGTACAGGCGCCAGTTCCTCCACCTCGGCATcccgctccccgagggcgaggaccTCCTGTTCGCCCAGACCGCCGCCGAGGAGGAAGAGGACCTACTCCTCCTCGAGGGCGAGGACGGCTACGCCGATGGCGATGGCGATGGTGATGGAGGGTACTACCCTCAGCTCCGCTGCAACGACGGGGAGTACTACTACGAggacgaggaggaagaagatgcggTTGCCCTCGATCTGGAGCGCCGGATCTGCCGCCTCGAGCACGATCAGGAAACTCCCCTGCTTGAGCCACCCCTTCAGGAAGACGAAGAGGAAGGCACCCACCTCTACACAGAAGAGGCGTTGCCGGACTTGTCTGGGCATGAGCAGGGTGGCCTCTATGCTGATGACATGTTATCTGTGGACGGTGTGGAAGAACTGAGCGACCTCCACAATGACGATGAAGAGCTGCCAGAGTCTCCTACTGCTGGCCGTGGTGATAGGGTGGAAGCAAGCGAGGCTGATGGTGTTGACAGTGGCAGTGATAGGGTATACACCATTGACAAGGTGCATCAAGGTGAGTCTGCGCCTATTGCAAGGGTCATGGATAAGTACCAGGgtgaggcggtggagccagacatTAAGAAGCTTTACATGAGGCTGGAGGCACTGGAGGCTGATAGGGAGTCGATGAGGCAGGCCCTTGTGGCAATGCGCACAGAGAAGGCACAACTTGTTCTTCTTTGTGAGATTGCGCAGCATCTTGCCAAGGATGGAGTTCCAGCTGGGGTGGGGCCAGGTGTACACCGTTCCCCTAGAAAACGAGCAGTTGGGATTGTAGAAAGGAGATTCACGGAGGACAAGAGGGTGGCACTCCTCAAGACATATTCCGTGGTTGCCTTGTTTAAG TGGGTCCTCACTTTATTTGGCAAGAAAAAGAAGCTATCTCAAAGCAG GTGGAGCCAATACAGGTACGTTGTCTTTATGCTCACGCATTGA